In Chrysemys picta bellii isolate R12L10 chromosome 3, ASM1138683v2, whole genome shotgun sequence, a single genomic region encodes these proteins:
- the LOC135982462 gene encoding pre-mRNA-splicing factor CWC22 homolog, which produces MQADNRKRAPAWTVREVLDLIAIWGEDSVLAELRSKRRNAKTFEKISKGMMERGHNRDSDQCRVKVKELRQAYQKTKEANGRSGSEPRTCRFYAELHAILGGAATTTPPVIVDSGLGIVSSATPEDSADGGEEEEEEDELAESTQHSVLPNSQDLFLSLTEVPSQPSQASIQDHDPMEGTSAAANSSSLPPPSRRLSQIRRRKKKTRDEMFAEIMESSRSDRAHLNEWKETVSKYRKEASEREDRRDQREDRRDQREDRRDARDERWRQEDQRRQDATLGLLREQTDMLRRLVELQERLQENRVPLQPLYPPPSSPCSISSSPRRVRTRGGEAPYTFPFHPSGQPKQKAVIFLTFF; this is translated from the exons atgcaggccgataatcgaaaaagagcaccagcatggaccgtacgggaggtactggatctgatcgctatatggggagaggattcagtgcttgcagaacttcgttctaaaagacgaaatgccaaaacttttgaaaaaatctccaagggcatgatggagagaggccacaatagggactcagatcagtgccgcgtgaaagtcaaggagctcagacaagcctatcaaaaaacaaaggaggcaaacggtcgctctgggtcagagccgcggacatgccgcttctacgccgagctgcatgcaattctagggggggccgccaccactaccccacctgtgatcgtggattccgggttggggatagtctcatcagctacacctgaggattctgccgatgggggagaggaggaggaggaggaggatgagcttgcagagagcacacagcactccgttctccccaacagccaggatctttttctcagcctgactgaagtaccctcccaaccctcccaagccagtatccaagaccatgaccccatggaagggacctcag cagctgcaaattcctcaagcctccctcctccatcccgaaggctatcacagataaggcgtcgtaaaaagaagacgcgagacgagatgtttgcagaaattatggaatccagccgcagcgacagagctcatctgaatgagtggaaggaaacggtttcaaagtataggaaagaagccagtgaacgtgaggacaggagggaccaacgtgaggacaggagggaccaacgtgaggacaggagggacgctcgagatgagaggtggcggcaggaagatcagaggaggcaggatgcaacgctggggctgctgcgtgagcaaacagacatgctccggcgtctggtggagcttcaggaacggctgcaggaaaacagagtgccgctacagcccctgtacccccctccctcctccccatgttccatatcctcctcacccagacgtgtaagaacgcgggggggggaggcgccgtacaccttcccattccaccccagtggacagcccaagcaaaaggctgtcatttttttaacctttttttag